In Pogoniulus pusillus isolate bPogPus1 chromosome 2, bPogPus1.pri, whole genome shotgun sequence, the following are encoded in one genomic region:
- the MYO3B gene encoding myosin-IIIb isoform X7 produces the protein MSAAENTASPEANWIRKPLYGLFQYNSSMIGLESLADPSDTWEIIETIGKGTYGKVYKVANKKDGSLAAVKILDPISDVDEEIEAEYNILQFLPNHPNVVRFYGMFYKADQYVGGQLWLVLELCNGGSVTELVKGLLKCGQRLDEALISYILYGALLGLQHLHNNRIIHRDVKGNNILLTTEGGVKLVDFGVSAQLTSTRLRRNTSVGTPFWMAPEVIACEQQYDYSYDARCDVWSLGITAIELGDGDPPLFDMHPVKTLFKIPRVKI, from the exons gaaGCCATTGTATGGACTGTTTCAATATAATTCCAGTATGATTGGATTAGAATCATTAGCCGATCCCTCAGACACCTGGGAAATTATAGAGACTATTGGGAAAGGCACTTATGGTAAAGTCTATAAGGTTGCCAATAAGAAAGACgggagcctggcagcagtgaaGATTCTGGATCCTATCAGT gATGTAGATGAAGAAATTGAAGCAGAATACAATATTTTGCAGTTTCTTCCCAATCATCCTAATGTTGTTAGATTTTATGGGATGTTTTACAAAGCCGATCAATATGTGGGAGGACAGCTCTGGCTAGTTCTTGAG CTATGCAATGGAGGTTCTGTCACAGAGCTTGTCAAAGGCCTGCTGAAGTGTGGCCAACGGTTGGATGAAGCTCTAATTTCATACATTTTATATGGTGCTCTCTTG GGCCTTCAGCATTTGCACAATAACCGGATCATTCATCGTGATGTGAAAGGGAACAACATTCTCCTGACGACAGAAGGTGGAGTCAAGCTCGTTGACTTTG GTGTTTCAGCCCAGCTCACCAGCACACGGCTGCGCAGAAACACTTCAGTGGGAACCCCCTTTTGGATGGCACCTGAG GTCATTGCTTGTGAACAACAGTACGATTACTCATATGATGCTCGGTGTGACGTATGGTCCTTGGGAATAACAGCtattgaactgggggatggagACCCTCCTTTATTTGACATGCATCCGGTGAAAACCCTCTTTAAAATTCCAAG GGTGAAGATCTGA
- the MYO3B gene encoding myosin-IIIb isoform X2 produces MSAAENTASPEANWIRKPLYGLFQYNSSMIGLESLADPSDTWEIIETIGKGTYGKVYKVANKKDGSLAAVKILDPISDVDEEIEAEYNILQFLPNHPNVVRFYGMFYKADQYVGGQLWLVLELCNGGSVTELVKGLLKCGQRLDEALISYILYGALLGLQHLHNNRIIHRDVKGNNILLTTEGGVKLVDFGVSAQLTSTRLRRNTSVGTPFWMAPEVIACEQQYDYSYDARCDVWSLGITAIELGDGDPPLFDMHPVKTLFKIPRCSCAGFCVIELSPSTQLRHELLPHLQNYSVHCFIVFLLHKCKTGPSN; encoded by the exons gaaGCCATTGTATGGACTGTTTCAATATAATTCCAGTATGATTGGATTAGAATCATTAGCCGATCCCTCAGACACCTGGGAAATTATAGAGACTATTGGGAAAGGCACTTATGGTAAAGTCTATAAGGTTGCCAATAAGAAAGACgggagcctggcagcagtgaaGATTCTGGATCCTATCAGT gATGTAGATGAAGAAATTGAAGCAGAATACAATATTTTGCAGTTTCTTCCCAATCATCCTAATGTTGTTAGATTTTATGGGATGTTTTACAAAGCCGATCAATATGTGGGAGGACAGCTCTGGCTAGTTCTTGAG CTATGCAATGGAGGTTCTGTCACAGAGCTTGTCAAAGGCCTGCTGAAGTGTGGCCAACGGTTGGATGAAGCTCTAATTTCATACATTTTATATGGTGCTCTCTTG GGCCTTCAGCATTTGCACAATAACCGGATCATTCATCGTGATGTGAAAGGGAACAACATTCTCCTGACGACAGAAGGTGGAGTCAAGCTCGTTGACTTTG GTGTTTCAGCCCAGCTCACCAGCACACGGCTGCGCAGAAACACTTCAGTGGGAACCCCCTTTTGGATGGCACCTGAG GTCATTGCTTGTGAACAACAGTACGATTACTCATATGATGCTCGGTGTGACGTATGGTCCTTGGGAATAACAGCtattgaactgggggatggagACCCTCCTTTATTTGACATGCATCCGGTGAAAACCCTCTTTAAAATTCCAAG ATGCAGTTGTGCTGGGTTCTGCGTCATAGAGTTATCTCCTTCTACCCAGCTCAGACATGAACTGCTACCACACCTTCAAAATTACTCAGTGCACTGCTTCATCGTGTTTCTTTTGCACAAGTGTAAAACAGGTCCTAGCAATTAA